aaggttgggCAAAAATGaagtataatgtcaaattgtttcactcttcaataGTTCCCTAATATCATTTCAAGAGGCtttacttagtcaaccggaccaacggggcaaattcaaggtgtcatcacacatggttcacggtaagctcatcacacaaggtattgttatcaatatcaaacaagactccacacttttgctagcgtgcaatgttcatcaaAAGAGACTCAATCCGATAATcagctagtcacaacgagatgcaaataattcacatattgcctatgaaactttatttggcctcatcgtagccgcaccattcaagtcatcggtattgatcataactgatactcaaatttacacaagaacaaccacaattaaACGCACAAGAGGTGGCTAAAATTTTTAAGAGGGGTCCAAACACCCCACCAAAAGCATTCAACATTGTCCCCACTGTGAGTAGAGAACAGATACTCTCAcaattaaaataagaataaaaataaaaaatgaaaaataaagaaaaaactcgTGTATGTAAACATGCAGAGCAAGGTGGCGAGTAATCTTCACTAAGCGCCCAGTTGGTGAGAAAATGGAATAGTCGTCGAATGACTCAGCGGTGCGCCCAATGATTCGGATATCGCGCTTAATTCTAGTGTGCGATACTCTCAGAAAGGGGAACATCGGTGGAGATGAAGGAGGTCACCGCATAGGTCGGCGCTTCGCATAACAGTTTTGTAATATCACTAAATAATCAATGATTTAAGCTTTCAGTTCTGAAGCAGAAGGGATAGAAATATTGGGTCGCCTAAGCACATCGGCGATTCACTGAATGATGAAGGTCTCCCGCCGAATGTTCCTGTATCTCAACTCCATTTTTGAAGTCCATTAGGCGGACTATGTCAGGCTCGCCCAACGGATTCGGCGATCCACCAATAGCATCTTCTTCTCGCACAAAACTTTGCACCTGCAAAATGAACACCCATTATTTAAAACACTAACACTTGAAAGTTGTTTCTTCATTggtcagtctgaacttcatctgccccttctccatatcaaccaacgcacatcctatggcaagaaatggtctcctaaggatgatgggaacctcaaaatcaacctcacagtcaagaatcacaaaattcgTTGGAAAGATGAACGATTCCACtgtcactagcacatcatggagtacaccaatgggccttttcacGGTTCGGTTGGCCATAAGTAACCGCATCGCAGtaggctttggatcccctagacccaacttcttataaatagacaatggcatgaggttgatgctagcaccaagatcacacaatgccttagcaaagtgtaacaaccatATAGTACATGGAATTGTGAAAGCACCAagatcttccttcttctgcacaagagatcttgtagcaataacGTTACAAtgttgcaatctatcatcatcttcaaaactcacagaccttttctttgtcaccatatctttcataaacttcacaTACCCAGGAATTTGCTCCAAAGTTTCTATCAACAAAACGTTGATGGAAAGCTACTTCAACATATTAATAAACATGCagtatttaccatcttcagtcttcttcacaaacctctgtggaaaaagtggtggaggtctaggtatggggaccactttctgagatatctcaaCTTCTTTCTCTGTCACATTCTCAGACTATTCTTTAACCTCTATCACATCATCTACTTTTCTAATTTTAGCATCTACCACaaacggcataggtggatcaatggtttgctCACCCCCTTgagtagtaactgccatacaatgaccatcattctttggattctcgATGGttttgctaggaagagtgccaggttgacatgggttcactgtagtagaaaactgagtcatctgcttctctagatgctttattgacaatGCATGGgtatcaaccttttgaccaataccagaaaagtcatttctcatttccttcacattctcatcagttgcatcaaaccttctcatcatcttctgcatcatatttTCAATATGCGCCATATTGCCTCTAGCTTCCCTAGTACTAGATTCCctattttgagggggaacataaggtccaacccgatcatttctgtttccatagttgttccggttatagttgttgtcgcgattgaagttcccatccaagacatattgaccctctcgattgtaattgccatagtttcgaccttggtttTGTTAACCTCGGtaccaattttccgtgttggatccttgggtgtttggtcggaaacccccgtctgatcattcaccgcataagcatcctctttgTAGTAATACTCTTCAATAAGTGGTGGATGTCTACTAAAGTAGTTCACATCATTTACCTTTTCCTCACCTCCGCTCAAATACTttaataccaaccccaactcgaTCCTCATCTGAGCTATCTCCTCATGAATCTCATCCGTAGACTGGTTGTTTGTAGCATGAACGGCagatgtgtttctcccagtatccgacctcctagtgcttcattctttattgttgcgagagatcttctcTAGTTTTTCTGCAATCTGTGCGTATGTGCAGTCGCCATATGAACCTCCAACAATAGTATTaagcactgctttattgttgtcatcctaACCTCGATAGAtatattccttcagcgactcatcataAATACGGTGATTTTGAACACCTCTTATGAATGTACTGAATCTATCccaagagctactcacagactctccaggtaatgccacaaaactgttgaccttatctttgtgattgagcttcttgatAATTAGATAATACCTTGCTAAGAACACACCCTTCCATTGGTTCCATGTatatattgagttataaggaagctcagtgaaccatacatcaacatcgcctgtcagtgatagagggaacaGTCGCAATTCGATGACTTCAATTTCTAAGTCTGGTGGACCTACACAGCTCTTGTAAACCACCCTTAACTTGGCTATGTGAGCATATGGGTCCTCCGATTGCAACCTCGAGAACAAGCCCCTCGTTGTAAGCATTTGTATCAAGCTACTAGTCATTACAAATGTGTGCCCCAGAGGCAAAGGGGGTAAGACAAGAGGTCCATCAGAGTTAGCAATATTGACATTGCCCCTATAGTTGTCATGCaattgtgggcctggtggaccgtacaccctcactgcatctcctaattgattttcagctagaaccTGGTTGTCTCCACAAACTACCCTCAGAGGTTATAACTCAACTTCATCACCAAGATTGCCTCTAATAGGATTAACTTGaactccttgattgttcattcttcgcaatgTTCGGTTCAACTCTGGATTGTAAGGAGTAAGTAGTTCAccctggctccgtgtacttggcatacactagagtcagaacctgagagagacaaaatgaaaaagaaaaagaaaaattaggaaatatttgactaaagttcaataatgtagttaaaataaatctaaaaccCAATTTTCTCAGCAGcagcgccaaaatttgatacgctaaaattacacctccttaaaCAAGCATAAGCAattgttatcaagtaaagaatccaacttgtaggttggggtcgatcccatgaggaaaattgtttagacttcactttaaccaacaattatattcgtttagtcaaattacttccagaaacaagtaattaaagggggtgggggatttgtgaaacaaattgtaaaagTTCAGTaggtaatcagtaaacaaaagtcaattttggttgttatcaagatgagagaattaactagggtatacgtgttctccacaagctcataacgcagtaatcctagtaatagcaatcctttcctagtgtagtACATGCAAAGTCATAagctaggtatctctaaatccttgatctGGCatatagagaatttcaccctgcaccttggtccggctacatgtgtataattaataacccttacctttacctcatattagacatcacatcgatgtttggcttagtgaTTACCTTTCAACAATCGATATTAGACTATTatatagtatcacactaaatatatgttgataattcttttcttgttgattacctcatAGGTCCGACatgtagcaacaaggcgagttctaacgttgcgcacTGTTAAAAGgacttttaaatgaaagaattatcaatgcatgcaaaacactattgaagaattacttatttactattcatactttgttaatcgctcatggttcccacaaccctagttatgaagtttagttacccataatcgtATGAACACAATtgattgttttagatgaaagaattatgaacttacgtaattgagaataacaaacccagaatttcaataccaaaatcttcaaaaccaacttaggaaatcaagaattgctaggtTTGCAACAATAAAATCCCAAGTCACAAAatagaactaaagtaataaaatctaacccccaaaaatgaggttgacataccctatttatagaaaacaagtcctaaattaaaagggaaacaaaataaggaatgtttgttcaggcacgcatgttcattccacgagactcactgacagaccgtcaatggatctacggtccgtgagtccctttgGTTAGTTaggacttggaaaatatttcagcttccaaaaattagCTTCTCTGAAACAAACGACGGAACTCCAGTACAgactgtagatcaatctacgatcCATCAATCCCTCTctgtagctccacacttagaatcatcaaaAATCAAGTAATGGAACCCTTgcagtatcattctacggatcagcagtacggaccgtagattaatctacggaccgtcaatggctgCCGTGGTTCAACACTTGGttagatttccctgatttgcctttaATGCCTTGCTTGTTGATCTATGttcaccatctacggagcgtcaatggacctatggtccgtagatcacctccgtagatgcccttttttgcatttctttcagctatctctttacttccgcgcctaaacatctttcttgcaaaacatgataaaaccacataaaaaccaatacaaaaaggccctagacacacacaactatacgtgaaatgtattaaaaataccgtaaactcactgTATATCACTTCTGACATTGAGTTCACTTCTTAACAAACTCATGAGCATCCTTGTAGAGAGGCGGCCAATAGTACCTACGTTGGAGAACATTAGTAGTTGTACGTACACCACCATGTTGACCCCTAACAGGTGAAACATGATAAGCATGGAGGATTTCGATGGCTTCTTCTTCCGTAACACATCTCCTAATGATATGGTCTGCACACTCTCTGAATaaatatggttcatcccaaatgTACTTCTTAACATCAAACAAGAACCTCTTTTGTTGATGGAAGTTCAGTTTATCCGGCATTAACCGATACACTACATAATTTGTAAAATCAGCATACCAAGAAGGTTGTTTGAGAGTTACCGTGAATACCTGTTCATcgggaaaataataatttatgtcGATCTCCAGCTCGTCATTATCCTTGCCTTCCAATCTAGATAAGTGGTCAGCCACCTGAGTTTCACAATTACTTTTATCTTTGACCTCGATGTCAAATTCTTGCAATAcacccaccttatcaatctTAGCTTGGCATCGTTCTTTGCCATTGGGTACCGTAGTGCAACATGATCAGTGTAAACAACCACTTTAGTACCTAGCAAGTATGCCCAGAACTTCTCAAATGCGTAAACTACTACAAGTAACTCTTATTCAGTAACGGTATAGTTATGTTGAGAACTGTTTAGAGTCTTGCTTGCATAGTAAATGGGGTGAAATAATTTGTTGTGTTTTTTCCCCAACACAACACCCAATGCCATGCCGGTTGCGTCACACATCAATTCAAAGGATTCTGACCAATCGGGATTAATGATGTCTGGAGTGgagaccaaattttttttcaagcACTTGAAAGCCACCATGCAGGCATCATCAAAGTGGAATTTTACCTCCTTCTCCAAGAGTTTGTATAGAGGATATGCattttttgagaagtctttgatgaacctcctgTAAAAACTGGCATGCCCCAAGAAACTACGAACACCCTTTACCGAAATTTGTGGTGGCAATTTCTCAATCACTTCAATCTTCGCTTTATCAACCTCTAGCCCCTTTAGCGACACTTTGTGACCAAGAACTATACCTTCCTTAACCATGAAGTGGCATTTTTCCAATTGCGGACCATATTTGTTTCCACATATCTTTGGAGAACTTGTCCTAAGTGTGCTAAACATGCTTGAAAAGTGTCACCCTCAACCGAGAAGTCATCCATTAAATACCTCCATTGAGTCGTCCACCATGTTGGCAAAAATCAACAACATATAACATTGAAATGTTACCGGAGCATTACATAACCGGAATGGCATCCGATTGAaggcaaaagtcccatatgggcaggTGAAGGTagttttctcttggtcttccggagCAATAGAGATATGGTTATAACCGGAATACCCATCCGAAAAACAATACCAACCTCTCTCGGAGAGTCgatcaagcatttgatccatgaaaGGCATAGGAAAGTGATCCTTTTCAGTCCACAAATTTAACTTTTGGTAATCCATGCATAATCTCCATCCGATCACCGGTCTCATAGATACAAGCTCCCCTTTTTCATTTGGGACTACTGTAATGCCTACCTTTTTCGGTACATATTGTACTGAACTTACCCAGTTTTTATCCACAATAGGGTAGATCACACTTGAATCCAACCActatattattttccttttcaccataTCTTGCATCGGTGGGTTCAATACTCGGCTTACAATGAATTTTGTGAGTGCAAAAACGGGGAGGAATGCCCAGAATGTCTTCGATGGTCTAACCTATAGGTTTGATATGCCTTCTCAACACCTCGAGGAGCAATTTCACCTGCCACTTAAGCAAGTCAGCCGCAATGATCACCGGTAAGGTGTTATTTGCCCCTAAGAAAGAATATCGGATATGGGAGGGGAGTACTTTCAACTCCAGATTTGGTGGTTCTTATATTGGTGGCTTTGCGGGGggactttcttgattttttagaTCAATGTCCAACTTCAATGAAATTTTTGAATACCCAAAAAAACCTGAAAGAGCAGCTACTACCTCTTCATAGCcttgaattttgaataaatcATAGTTAGCAAGCACGTATTAAAGTGGTTCACTCATACACATCAAATGGATAACACTAGTCACCGCCTCATCAATAACATCAATAGTGGAGACCACGTGAATATCACTTGGGTGTTTCATTGACTTACAAACATTAAAGGTTACTTCATCTTCGTTCACCctaaacttcaattcttcactTTCAACATCCGCCAATGCTCTCCCGATTGCCAAGAATGGTCTTCCTAAGATAATGGGAATTTCAACATCTATTTCACAATcgagaatgacaaaatcagtcTGGAAAATGAATCGGTTAACCTTTACCAAGATGTCATAAAGTATCCCCACATGATGTTTGATTGATCGGTCTACCTTCAAGAGTCTCATTGTTGTGGCTTTCAGTTAACCCAACCCAAGTTCGAATACTGCATTAGGTTTATACTTGCTCACAAATCACATAGGGCTTTATCAAATTGCAGGATGCCAATGGTGCAAGGGATGGTGAACGCTTCGGGATCATCTCTCTTTTCGATTAGCTCCTTCGTCTGAATTGCACTACCACTATGAGAAACTTCGATTGTCTCAAAATTGAAACACAATTTCTTGGTCATTAACTCCTTCATAAGCTTGGCATAACACGACATTTCCAATAATGCTTCAACTAGAGGGAGATTAATCGGAAATGTCTTTGAATACCACTAaaaacttcttgaacttctcatcctcattcttcttcttgagaCGTTGGGGAAATGGAGGCGTTATTTTGTGTAAAGGTTGCATAACTTTTTGGATAGGACTGTGTTTCTCTACATCTTTTTGTGGTCATTTGGGAATGCTTTGATGGATAGGTATCGCTTCTTCCTCCCTACCTTTGTCTTCTTCATGCATTGGAGCTTCTTCAATTCCCGTCATATCGCTTATTGCTACCTTTCTACTATGAGTAACAACTGCCAACCCTCTATCATCATCTTCCACTGTCATTTTCGGTTTCAATGTGCTGAAAGTAAACTCAAATGACCTTCAAGTATCTTGATTGCATCTGTGTGAGAGTTTACTTTATTGTTTAATGATGAAAAGTCAACTTTCATCTCTTTTAACAAATCATCCAAACCTTCAACTTTATCAAGGATGCATGACATCAAATCATTCACTCGGGGACTACTTGCACTCCCTTTCGATTATGGGCTCTCACTCGAGTGAGTGTGATCCTCTTCATGGTCATCCTCCCTTTTCCAATAATTACTTTTCTCAGCCCAATCTTGATAGTATCTTATATGCTCTTCCCTGTTAtgatagttccaaccttgattctcacCTCGCTGTAAATAgcgtggg
The DNA window shown above is from Solanum stenotomum isolate F172 chromosome 6, ASM1918654v1, whole genome shotgun sequence and carries:
- the LOC125868613 gene encoding uncharacterized protein LOC125868613, translating into MRLLKVDRSIKHHVGILYDILVKVNRFIFQTDFVILDCEIDVEIPIILGRPFLAIGRALADVESEELKFRVNEDEVTFNVCTKVVVYTDHVALRYPMAKNDAKLRLIRLEGKDNDELEIDINYYFPDEQVFTVTLKQPSWYADFTNYVVYRLMPDKLNFHQQKRFLFDVKKYIWDEPYLFRECADHIIRRCVTEEEAIEILHAYHVSPVRGQHGGVRTTTNVLQRRYYWPPLYKDAHEFVKK